From a region of the Penaeus vannamei isolate JL-2024 chromosome 2, ASM4276789v1, whole genome shotgun sequence genome:
- the Cap-G gene encoding condensin complex subunit 3 isoform X5, which produces MDTCFEICKMVTTKQAFADCQRTAASHPKLVKHLTRTYLKSDFENFLSEFTCLLKKSLIHGDKQPAVERTLNFVAKFATSKKSETEENGKEEKAKDDEEEEEEPEEADPFLVKLIQFLLNNHEANSQAVRFRVCQLINKILNHMGEEAVIDDELYSNIYDTMLHRLQDKIPSVRVQAVLALARLQDPRNKECPVIKAYRYHLSMDPNSDVRRAVLTSIAITFQTLPDILERTRDVRDLVRRQAFEVISRKVHLKSLTIAQRVRLIAEGLTDRSDVVRGAVEKNLIQSWLRMVNGNVLDLLSCLDVETAVKEAELALQSMFRDVPYADLIENLGLNKETRTLESGELRPESALYWRCLAEYLRKEGAEEALELLLPELTHFCSYVNNFVMVEVMDDGDTQETLVRCMEREFITTQLVSIIMLYDLSDEVGRRTLDQLVRRLLVSDKVGETLVKGLVEVFGKLHPATTRVNQLAEIISEIREPVTRTEQQERPLSDEEQRKRKLEAARVKVKINQLREEVEECVRSLDLERAQALKKELEELEKESSVIDLNFSTSEEVIQEERTDPTTLSKCLMIVSHMIENPDIIVMNPTLYSLHENLVLPCLRSEDPAVRNQAVRALGLLCLISEELSCQHLILFMQIARIDVEQIQLSALRCAIDLIHLYGLEKFTEAAEDICDITGIPSSPKEKEKEKDSKDGILNEEEGGTIISALCQMMDSENVEVRTTAAEGLCKLLLACRITSSKLLSHLVLMWYNPITEDDSLLRHMLGVFFPLYASYGGSNQESLCAAVLPTLQTLFNAPTRSPLADVDVEDVANFLVSITSPSIIADRSNEQVNNHDILVFTLCSEILAYPDSSWNKLLIRCLNNLSLSPTNYSTLRQVDVLAMKLLKRVKERVCINGLERFQQSVQNLLKDAPEAEVTIKEEKPDKTTLTEDLCDTTEMNTTGNKSIENTLMKRKRMLYNTTTFSDPEVFSSEPESDGEASPSKRILQVPLLVLPEELSDVGSPKLASTQKDQEDDSKEEESTRVANLVSAEDGEVELTFTSEKKEKDGSSSDLFDSSDGTPKLPTRRGRAPGSPDLGKAAKIARSSVSSRGTDDDDTPPRSGKRQSRKKEVSPVTDTSPALKGRRRNKKEITTTGESSEDETTLPAKVPRTTRTPSNKDSKEENLSSGRVTRNRTSATPSEDTSKLASASRGRPSTSSITVVPESDSSASSGRAAKQKEVEDSQLKVTPGNRKTRPESIVSETRSGRRGRGSAAQKDSQAGASESTQSSTMSRSTRSASQVSATSEDTTPVRRSSRSAVLYSQRAK; this is translated from the exons ATGGATACTTGTTTCGAG ATATGCAAGATGGTGACCACAAAACAAGCCTTTGCTGATTGCCAGCGTACAGCTGCATCTCACCCAAAACTGGTGAAACATTTGACAAGAACTTACTTGAAG agTGACTTTGAGAATTTTCTTTCTGAATTTACTTGTCTATTGAAGAAATCTCTTATACATGGAGATAAGCAGCCAGCTGTGGAAAGGACATTGAACTTTGTTGCTAAATTTGCAACAAGTAAAAAATCTGAAactgaagaaaatgggaaagaagagaaagcaaaagatgacgaggaggaagaggaagagccagAGGAAGCAGATCCTTTCCTTGTAAAATTGATCCAATTTCTACTAAAT AATCATGAGGCCAATAGCCAAGCTGTGCGCTTCAGAGTTTGTCAGCTGATCAACAAGATCCTTAACCACATGGGTGAGGAGGCAGTCATAGATGATGAACTCTACAGCAATATCTATGACACAATGTTGCACAGATTGCAAGACAAAATACCAAGTGTGCGAGTCCAGGCAGTGTTGGCCTTGGCCCGTCTCCAGGATCCACGTAACAAGGAATGCCCTGTAATCAAAG CATATCGTTACCACCTGTCAATGGACCCAAACAGTGATGTTCGACGGGCAGTTTTGACGAGCATAGCCATCACTTTCCAGACCCTCCCTGATATTCTAGAGCGTACTCGTGATGTACGAGATCTCGTTCGTCGACAG GCTTTTGAAGTGATATCCCGAAAGGTGCACTTGAAGTCATTGACAATTGCTCAGCGAGTGCGGCTCATTGCCGAAGGACTGACTGATCGTAGTGACGTAGTCCGAGGAGCAGTGGAGAAAAATCTGATCCAGTCATGGCTGCGCATGGTCAATGGAAATGTACTGGATCTGCTTTCTTGTCTTGATGTTGAGACTGCTGTCAAAGAAGCTGAGCTAGCTCTCCAGTCCATGTTTCGTGATGTCCCTTATGCTGACCTCATTGAAAACTTAGGTCTCAATAAGGAAACTAGGACCTTAGAATCAGGGGAATTAAGGCCTGAATCAGCACTATACTGGCGATGTCTCGCAGAGTATTTGAG AAAGGAAGGTGCTGAAGAAGCTCTGGAACTATTGCTTCCAGAATTGACACACTTTTGCTCTTATGTAAACAACTTTGTTATGGTTGAAGTAATGGATGATGGTGACACTCAAGAAACGCTTGTCAGATGCATGGAGAGGGAGTTCATCACAACTCAGCTTGTTTCCATTATCATGCTCTATGATTTAAGTGATGAG GTTGGGCGTCGAACATTGGACCAGCTTGTGAGGAGGTTGTTGGTGTCAGACAAAGTGGGTGAAACACTTGTAAAGGGACTTGTTGAAGTGTTTGGGAAATTACACCCTGCAACCACACGTGTTAACCAGCTAGCAGAAATTATTTCTGAAATAAGAGAACCAGTGACCAGAACAGAGCAACAAGAACGGCCTTTGTCAGATGAAGAACAACGCAAGAGAAAACTAGAG GCTGCTCGTGTGAAGGTAAAAATCAACCAACTgcgagaagaagtagaggaatgtGTGCGAAGTCTTGATCTTGAGAGAGCTCAGGCACTCAAGAAGGAGCTGGAAGAGTTGGAGAAAGAATCTTCTGTGATTGATCTAAATTTCTCAACATCAGAGGAG GTGATACAAGAGGAACGAACAGACCCTACCACTCTCAGCAAATGCCTGATGATTGTGTCTCACATGATAGAGAATCCAGACATTATCGTCATGAATCCTACCTTGTATTCCTTGCATGAGAACCTAGTCTTGCCTTGTCTACGTTCAGAGGATCCTGCTGTTAGAAACCAAGCAGTGCGTGCACTTGGTCTTTTGTGCTTGATTTCAGAGGAATTGAGCTGCCAACACTTGATTTTATTTATGCAG ATAGCCAGAATTGATGTAGAGCAGATTCAACTTTCTGCCCTGCGGTGTGCAATAGATCTCATCCACCTCTATGGACTCGAGAAGTTCACTGAAGCAGCAGAAGATATTTGTGATATCACAGGCATCCCTTCATCccccaaggaaaaggaaaaggaaaaggattccAAAGATGGAATactgaatgaggaggaaggaggaaccaTTATATCTGCTTTATGTCAG ATGATGGACAGTGAGAATGTGGAAGTTAGAACAACAGCAGCTGAAGGACTTTGCAAGCTGTTGCTGGCATGCAGGATCACTTCATCAAAGTTGCTCTCTCACTTGGTTCTCATGTGGTATAACCCCATCACAG AGGATGATAGCCTATTACGACATATGTTGGgtgttttcttccctctctatgcTTCATATGGAGGCAGTAACCAGGAGAGCCTCTGTGCTGCAGTGCTTCCCACCCTTCAGACACTTTTCAATGCGCCAACTCGCTCTCCACTTGCTGATGTTGATGTGGAGGATGTTGCCAATTTCTTGGTTTCAATCACTAGCCCTTCCATTATTGCTGATAGGTCAAATGAG CAAGTGAACAATCATGACATTCTGGTATTTACACTGTGCAGCGAGATTTTAGCCTACCCAGATAGCAGCTGGAATAAACTGCTCATTCGATGTCTAAATAATCTCAGTCTTTCACCCACCAACTATTCTACCCTAAGACAAGTGGATGTTTTGGCAATGAAATTACTTAAG CGTGTCAAAGAGCGTGTTTGTATCAATGGCCTGGAGCGGTTCCAGCAGTCAGTGCAGAATCTACTGAAGGATGCCCCAGAAGCAGAGGTTACAATTAAAGAGGAAAAGCCTGATAAGACTACACTGACTGAAGATTTATGTGATACAACAG AAATGAATACCACAGGCAATAAAAGCATAGAAAATAcattaatgaagagaaaaaggatgttGTACAACACCACAACATTCTCTGACCCAGAGGTGTTTTCAAGTGAA CCTGAGTCCGATGGTGAGGCAAGTCCCTCAAAACGTATCCTACAAGTACCACTTCTGGTTCTGCCAGAGGAACTGAGTGATGTAGGATCCCCCAAACTTGCAAGCACCCAAAAGGAT CAGGAAGACGActcgaaggaagaggagagtacaAGAGTGGCCAACTTGGTATCAGCTGAAGATGGTGAAGTTGAACT aACATTTACaagtgagaagaaggaaaaagatggcTCCAGTTCCGATTTGTTTGATTCGTCAGATGGCACTCCAAAACTACCTACTCGTCGAGGCAGAGCTCCAGGAAGTCCAGATTTAGGAAAAGCTGCCAAGATTGCAAGATCATCTGT atCCTCTAGaggaactgatgatgatgacacacCACCAAGATCAGGCAAAAGGCAAAGCAGAAAGAAGGAAGTGTCACCTGTCACAGATACCTCTCCAGCATTGAAAGGGCGAAgacgaaacaagaaagaaatcacTACCACAGGAGAGTCAAGTGAAGATGAAACCACTTTACCTGCCAAAGTTCCACGTACCACCAG GACCCCAAGTAACAAAGATAGCAAGGAAGAGAACCTCTCCAGTGGAAGAGTTACTCGTAACAGAACTTCAGCAACTCCTTCCGAAGACACTAGCAAACTAGCTTCAGCTAGCAGAGGCAGACCGTCAACATCCTCAATAACTGTAGTACCTGAATCTGACTCATCAGCATCCAGTGGAAGAGCTGCAAAACAAAAGGAGGTAGAAGACTCTCAACTGAAAGTCACTCCTGGCAACAGAAAGACCAGACCTGAGTCCATTGTCAGTGAGACTCGCTCTGGTCGAAGAGGCAGGGGTTCAGCAGCACAAAAGGACTCACAAGCTGGTGCAAGTGAATCAACACAATCCTCCACAATGTCTCGCTCAACAAGGAGTGCATCACAAGTGTCCGCCACCAGTGAAGATACCACACCAGTGCGCAGGTCAAGCAGATCTGCTGTACTGTACTCCCAAAG AGCAAAATAA